From Halichoerus grypus chromosome 6, mHalGry1.hap1.1, whole genome shotgun sequence, one genomic window encodes:
- the RBAK gene encoding RB-associated KRAB zinc finger protein isoform X3 gives MLFQEQQKMNESQGPVSFRDVAVDFTQEEWQQLEPDEKTTYRDVMLENYSHLVSVGYDSTKPKVILKLEQGEEPWIAEGDLPCQSHPEIVWKVDDWIERIPGKEDERSRQAIPIDSKTPIEERENAFDKTCNVETSLVPSNITSHTCVSCGKNLESTSELIISDGSYARRKPDECSECGKMYHRGKPYECNQNGEGYSQNEESILQKINILEKPFEYNECMEALDNEAVFLAHKRAYMGEKPYEWNDSGSDFIQMSNFNVYQRSQMELKPFECSECGKSFCKKSKLIIHQRAHTGEKPYECNVCGKSFSQKGTLTVHRRSHLEEKPYKCTECGKTFCQKLHLTQHLRTHSGEKPYECNECGKTFCQKTHLTLHQRNHSGERPYPCNECGKSFSRKSALSDHQRTHTGEKLYKCNECGKSYYRKSTLITHQRTHTGEKPYQCSECGKFFSRVSYLTIHYRSHLEEKPYECNECGKTFNLNSAFIRHRKVHTDEKPHECSECGKLSQFSYLTDHPTAPLGDKPYECNECGKIFLDSSAFSGHQSLSKGEKSYECNICGKLFSELSYYTIHYRSHSEEKPYGCSECGKTFSHNSSLFRHQRVHTGEKPYECYECGKFFSQKSYLTIHHRIHSGEKPYECSKCGKVFSRMSNLTVHYRSHSGEKPYECNECGKVFSQKSYLTVHYRTHSGEKPYECNECGKKFHHRSAFNSHQRIHRRGNVSVLDVETLL, from the exons GGGCCAGTGTCATTCAGGGACGTGGCCGTGGACTtcacccaggaggagtggcagcaGCTGGAGCCCGATGAGAAGACCACGTATCGggatgtgatgctggagaactacAGCCATCTCGTCTCTGTGG GGTATGACAGCACCAAACCGAAAGTGATTCTCAAgttggagcagggagaggagccaTGGATAGCCGAAGGTGATCTGCCGTGTCAGAGTCATCCTG aaATAGTCTGGAAAGTTGATGACTGGATAGAGAGAATCCCAGGAAAAGAAGATGAACGTTCAAGGCAAGCTATTCCTATCGACAGCAAAACCCcgattgaagagagagagaatgcatttGATAAAACATGTAATGTGGAAACAAGCCTTGTTCCTTCAAACATAACATCTCATACTTGTGTCTCATGTGGAAAGAATTTAGAGTCTACTTCAGAATTAATTATTAGTGATGGAAGCTATGCAAGAAGGAAACCTGATGAGTGTAGTGAATGCGGGAAGATGTACCACAGAgggaaaccctatgaatgtaatcaAAATGGGGAAGGCTATTCTCAAAATGAAGAGAGTATTcttcagaaaattaatattttggagAAACCCTTTGAATATAATGAATGCATGGAAGCCTTAGACAATGAAGCTGTTTTCCTTGCTCATAAGAGAGCTTATATGGGGGAAAAGCCCTACGAGTGGAATGACTCTGGGTCAGACTTCATCCAGATGTCAAATTTTAATGTATACCAGAGGTCACAGATGGAATTGAAGCCCTTTGAATGCAGCGAATGTGGAAAATCCTTCTGTAAAAAGTCAAAGTTAATCATACATCAGAGGGCCCACACgggagagaaaccttatgaatgtaatGTATGTGGGAAATCCTTCAGCCAAAAGGGGACCCTCACCGTCCATCGGAGATCACACTTAGAGGAGAAGCCCTATAAATGTACTGAGTGTGGGAAAACTTTCTGTCAGAAGTTACATCTCACCCAACACCTGAGAACTCATTCAGGtgagaagccctatgaatgtaatGAGTGTGGCAAAACCTTCTGCCAAAAGACCCATCTCACCCTACACCAGAGGAATCATTCAGGAGAGAGACCCTATCCCTGTAACGAATGTGGGAAATCCTTCTCCCGCAAGTCTGCCCTCAGTGACCACCAGAGAACGCATACAGGAGAGAAACTTtacaaatgtaatgaatgtgggaaatcctaCTACCGAAAATCTACCCTTATTACACATCAGAGGACCCACACGGGAGAGAAACCCTATCAGTGCAGTGAGTGTGGGAAGTTCTTCTCTCGGGTGTCGTACCTCACTATACATTATAGAAGTCACTTAgaagagaaaccctatgaatgtaatgagTGTGGGAAAACCTTCAATTTAAATTCAGCCTTCATTAGACATCGGAAAGTACACACAGATGAGAAGCCCCACGAATGTAGTGAATGTGGAAAGCTCTCTCAGTTCTCATATCTCACTGACCATCCTACAGCTCCTTTAGGAGacaaaccctatgaatgtaatgaatgtgggaaaatcTTCCTTGACAGTTCAGCCTTCAGTGGGCACCAGTCGCTTTCAAAAGGGGAGAAATCCTATGAATGTAACATCTGTGGAAAATTGTTCTCCGAGTTGTCATACTACACTATACATTACAGAAGTCACTCTGAAGAGAAACCCTATGGATGTAGTGAATGTGGGAAAACCTTCTCCCATAATTCATCCCTCTTTAGACATCAAAGAGTGCATACAGGAGAGAAGCCCTATGAGTGTTACGAATGCGGGAAGTTCTTCTCTCAGAAGTCCTATCTCACCATCCACCACCGGATCCATTCGggagagaagccctatgaatgtaGTAAATGTGGGAAAGTCTTCTCTCGGATGTCAAACCTCACTGTACACTATAGAAGCCATTCGGGAGAGAAGCCCTACGAATGTAACGAGTGTGGGAAAGTCTTCTCTCAGAAGTCATACCTCACAGTACACTATAGGACTCACTCGGGAGAGAAACCCTACGAATGTAACGAGTGTGGGAAAAAATTCCACCACAGGTCAGCCTTCAATAGCCATCAGAGGATTCACAGGAGGGGGAATGTGAGTGTACTGGATGTGGAGACTCTCCTGTGA
- the RBAK gene encoding RB-associated KRAB zinc finger protein isoform X2, translated as MFVAKIPGFFRGDKMVLCCFAISSSFTGWNTFLKKNISLIGFVVHTEKGPVSFRDVAVDFTQEEWQQLEPDEKTTYRDVMLENYSHLVSVGYDSTKPKVILKLEQGEEPWIAEGDLPCQSHPEIVWKVDDWIERIPGKEDERSRQAIPIDSKTPIEERENAFDKTCNVETSLVPSNITSHTCVSCGKNLESTSELIISDGSYARRKPDECSECGKMYHRGKPYECNQNGEGYSQNEESILQKINILEKPFEYNECMEALDNEAVFLAHKRAYMGEKPYEWNDSGSDFIQMSNFNVYQRSQMELKPFECSECGKSFCKKSKLIIHQRAHTGEKPYECNVCGKSFSQKGTLTVHRRSHLEEKPYKCTECGKTFCQKLHLTQHLRTHSGEKPYECNECGKTFCQKTHLTLHQRNHSGERPYPCNECGKSFSRKSALSDHQRTHTGEKLYKCNECGKSYYRKSTLITHQRTHTGEKPYQCSECGKFFSRVSYLTIHYRSHLEEKPYECNECGKTFNLNSAFIRHRKVHTDEKPHECSECGKLSQFSYLTDHPTAPLGDKPYECNECGKIFLDSSAFSGHQSLSKGEKSYECNICGKLFSELSYYTIHYRSHSEEKPYGCSECGKTFSHNSSLFRHQRVHTGEKPYECYECGKFFSQKSYLTIHHRIHSGEKPYECSKCGKVFSRMSNLTVHYRSHSGEKPYECNECGKVFSQKSYLTVHYRTHSGEKPYECNECGKKFHHRSAFNSHQRIHRRGNVSVLDVETLL; from the exons ATGTTCGTTGCCAAGATTCCTGGATTCTTTAGAGGAGACAAGATGGTGCTGTGCTGCTTTGCCATTTCTTCCTCATTCACTGGTTGGAAtacttttctaaagaaaaacatcTCTTTAATTGGTTTTGTGGTTCATACAGAAAAG GGGCCAGTGTCATTCAGGGACGTGGCCGTGGACTtcacccaggaggagtggcagcaGCTGGAGCCCGATGAGAAGACCACGTATCGggatgtgatgctggagaactacAGCCATCTCGTCTCTGTGG GGTATGACAGCACCAAACCGAAAGTGATTCTCAAgttggagcagggagaggagccaTGGATAGCCGAAGGTGATCTGCCGTGTCAGAGTCATCCTG aaATAGTCTGGAAAGTTGATGACTGGATAGAGAGAATCCCAGGAAAAGAAGATGAACGTTCAAGGCAAGCTATTCCTATCGACAGCAAAACCCcgattgaagagagagagaatgcatttGATAAAACATGTAATGTGGAAACAAGCCTTGTTCCTTCAAACATAACATCTCATACTTGTGTCTCATGTGGAAAGAATTTAGAGTCTACTTCAGAATTAATTATTAGTGATGGAAGCTATGCAAGAAGGAAACCTGATGAGTGTAGTGAATGCGGGAAGATGTACCACAGAgggaaaccctatgaatgtaatcaAAATGGGGAAGGCTATTCTCAAAATGAAGAGAGTATTcttcagaaaattaatattttggagAAACCCTTTGAATATAATGAATGCATGGAAGCCTTAGACAATGAAGCTGTTTTCCTTGCTCATAAGAGAGCTTATATGGGGGAAAAGCCCTACGAGTGGAATGACTCTGGGTCAGACTTCATCCAGATGTCAAATTTTAATGTATACCAGAGGTCACAGATGGAATTGAAGCCCTTTGAATGCAGCGAATGTGGAAAATCCTTCTGTAAAAAGTCAAAGTTAATCATACATCAGAGGGCCCACACgggagagaaaccttatgaatgtaatGTATGTGGGAAATCCTTCAGCCAAAAGGGGACCCTCACCGTCCATCGGAGATCACACTTAGAGGAGAAGCCCTATAAATGTACTGAGTGTGGGAAAACTTTCTGTCAGAAGTTACATCTCACCCAACACCTGAGAACTCATTCAGGtgagaagccctatgaatgtaatGAGTGTGGCAAAACCTTCTGCCAAAAGACCCATCTCACCCTACACCAGAGGAATCATTCAGGAGAGAGACCCTATCCCTGTAACGAATGTGGGAAATCCTTCTCCCGCAAGTCTGCCCTCAGTGACCACCAGAGAACGCATACAGGAGAGAAACTTtacaaatgtaatgaatgtgggaaatcctaCTACCGAAAATCTACCCTTATTACACATCAGAGGACCCACACGGGAGAGAAACCCTATCAGTGCAGTGAGTGTGGGAAGTTCTTCTCTCGGGTGTCGTACCTCACTATACATTATAGAAGTCACTTAgaagagaaaccctatgaatgtaatgagTGTGGGAAAACCTTCAATTTAAATTCAGCCTTCATTAGACATCGGAAAGTACACACAGATGAGAAGCCCCACGAATGTAGTGAATGTGGAAAGCTCTCTCAGTTCTCATATCTCACTGACCATCCTACAGCTCCTTTAGGAGacaaaccctatgaatgtaatgaatgtgggaaaatcTTCCTTGACAGTTCAGCCTTCAGTGGGCACCAGTCGCTTTCAAAAGGGGAGAAATCCTATGAATGTAACATCTGTGGAAAATTGTTCTCCGAGTTGTCATACTACACTATACATTACAGAAGTCACTCTGAAGAGAAACCCTATGGATGTAGTGAATGTGGGAAAACCTTCTCCCATAATTCATCCCTCTTTAGACATCAAAGAGTGCATACAGGAGAGAAGCCCTATGAGTGTTACGAATGCGGGAAGTTCTTCTCTCAGAAGTCCTATCTCACCATCCACCACCGGATCCATTCGggagagaagccctatgaatgtaGTAAATGTGGGAAAGTCTTCTCTCGGATGTCAAACCTCACTGTACACTATAGAAGCCATTCGGGAGAGAAGCCCTACGAATGTAACGAGTGTGGGAAAGTCTTCTCTCAGAAGTCATACCTCACAGTACACTATAGGACTCACTCGGGAGAGAAACCCTACGAATGTAACGAGTGTGGGAAAAAATTCCACCACAGGTCAGCCTTCAATAGCCATCAGAGGATTCACAGGAGGGGGAATGTGAGTGTACTGGATGTGGAGACTCTCCTGTGA